One genomic window of Cinclus cinclus chromosome 6, bCinCin1.1, whole genome shotgun sequence includes the following:
- the LOC134045471 gene encoding ferritin light chain-like produces MAEPRSKRPRVTLPACPAHRPLPASRVRHCFPPAVEEALCGLTGAQLELHYCLQALGEYFDQSHVALPNISKFFLHQALEERKAAEALMKYQQERGGHYCSKTIQKPNCDYAVGLMKALELAMVQWKTMLRYFEEIYALSVENADPHSASTIKKQFIGPKIQKIKLMGDLLTNARRLDCSQDGRNSLGDYFMDRLQKEFRTSIEPESSDHCSPCPPLQQCTGAAEGLKRPQRECSQHRNGIGPIYATIHCTTMLPQCNDGTGAKVKQGREGL; encoded by the exons ATGGCCGAGCCGCGCTCCAAGCGGCCGCGGGTGACGCTGCCCGCCTGCCCCGCGCACCGCCCGCTGCCCGCCAGCCGCGTCCGCCACTGCTTCCCGCCCGCCGTGGAGGAGGCGCTCTGCGGCCTCACCGGcgcccagctggagctgcactACTGCCTGCAGGCGCTG GGTGAATATTTTGATCAGTCACATGTGGCTCTACCAAATATTTCAAAGTTCTTCCTCCATCAAGCTCTGGAAGAGAGAAAAGCCGCAGAGGCGTTGATGAAATACCAGCAGGAAAGAGGAGGCCATTACTGCTCTAAAACCATCCAG AAACCAAACTGTGACTATGCAGTCGGTCTGATGAAAGCCCTGGAACTAGCAATGGTGCAATGGAAAACTATGCTACGATATTTTGAAGAGATTTATGCCCTGAGTGTTGAAAATGCAGACCCTCATAGCGCAAGCACTATCAAGAAACAATTTATTGGGCCCAAAATCCAGAAGATCAAGCTGATGGGAGATCTGCTGACCAATGCTCGCAGGCTTGACTGTTCCCAGGATGGCAGAAATAGTCTTGGGGATTACTTTATGGACCGGCTGCAGAAAGAGTTCAGGACCAGCATAGAGCCAGAGTCTAGTGAtcactgcagcccctgcccgCCTCTCCAGCAGtgcacaggagctgcagaaggTCTGAAGCGACCCCAGAGAGAgtgctcccagcacagaaatggcATAGGGCCAATATATGCAACCATACACTGCACCACGATGCTGCCACAGTGTAACGATGGCACAGGAGCAAAGGTGAAGCAAGGCAGGGAGGGCCTGTAA